Proteins found in one Panicum hallii strain FIL2 chromosome 4, PHallii_v3.1, whole genome shotgun sequence genomic segment:
- the LOC112890482 gene encoding uncharacterized protein LOC112890482 has protein sequence MALVLRNFKKFMKKKYYKKGGDDKKKPSQRKYYKCKEVGHYIADCPQLKNKEKDKKRYKEKSKNYKKKYQGHALVGQEWESSYEDFDHGGMATLAIPKSSRKLFNNISDDEDDAPFCLMARGTKVQESSTSSSHPSTISSSIQNDFDDEEEQHKAFMIKEFGKKGFKEIKKLMEKLEK, from the coding sequence ATGGCCTTGGTattgagaaacttcaagaagttcatgaagaaGAAGTACTACAAGAAAGGTGGTGATGACAAGAAGAAGCCATCACAAAGAAAATATTATAAGTGCAAAGAAGTGGGTCACTACATTGCCGATTGCCCACAATTGAAGAACAAAGAAAAGGACAAGAAGAGatacaaggagaagagcaagaaCTACAAGAAGAAATATCAAGGTCATGCTCTTGTTGGTCAAGAGTGGGAGTCTAGTTATGAAGACTTTGATCATGGGGGTATGGCAACTCTAGCCATACCAAAGTCTTCAAGGAAACTCTTCAACAACATctccgatgatgaagatgatgcaccTTTTTGTCTCATGGCAAGAGGGACTAAGGTACAAGAATCATCCACCTCCTCCTCTCATCCTTCCACCATATCTAGTAGTATACAAAATGAttttgatgatgaagaagagcaACATAAAGCATTCATGATAAAAGAATTTGGAAAGAAAGgttttaaagaaattaaaaaaCTTATGGAGAAATTGGAGAAATAG